The Dickeya dadantii NCPPB 898 genomic sequence TGCGGACAACGCCATGGTACGACACTCTTTATGACCCTGCTGGCTGGCTGGTCACTGCTGCTGGCGCGCCTGAGTGGTCAGGAGGATGTTGTCATTGGCACCCCGGTTGCCAATCGCCCGCACCGTGAGCTGGAAGGGATCATTGGCTGCTTCGTCAATACCCTGGCCTTGCGGGTGGAAACCGGCCGTTGCAGCACGGTGTCGGAGCTATTGGAGCAGGTACGCAGCCGT encodes the following:
- a CDS encoding condensation domain-containing protein, with product PALLDLPTDRPRPAVQSYAGAEVAVEFDAGVLHGLKACGQRHGTTLFMTLLAGWSLLLARLSGQEDVVIGTPVANRPHRELEGIIGCFVNTLALRVETGRCSTVSELLEQVRSR